In the Clostridium sporogenes genome, one interval contains:
- a CDS encoding alpha/beta hydrolase: MGYYVKVESNVKLYVEDLNPQGKKTIVFLHGWPGSHKLFEYQFNELPKLGYRCIGIDQRGFGESDKPFTGYTYDRLSDDVRCVVEALNLKDFTLGGHSTGGAIAIRYMARHNGYGVSKLALFAAAAPSLIKRPYFPHGLQKEDIDKIIEGTYNDRPQMLQDFGNIFFFKYITKAFSDWFFQLGLQAAGWSTAAVANTWLNEEGLFSDLKKIKVPTLILHGIHDKVCLFPLAEAQKKGIKNSKLIPFEYSGHGLFYDEKEKFNRELTKFIEK, translated from the coding sequence ATGGGATATTATGTTAAAGTAGAATCAAATGTAAAGCTTTATGTAGAGGATCTTAATCCACAAGGTAAAAAGACAATAGTATTTTTACATGGATGGCCTGGAAGTCATAAATTATTTGAATATCAATTTAATGAACTTCCTAAACTGGGATATAGGTGTATTGGAATAGATCAGAGAGGATTTGGTGAATCAGATAAACCTTTTACAGGATATACTTATGATCGACTATCTGATGATGTTAGATGCGTAGTTGAAGCTCTTAATTTGAAAGATTTTACACTGGGAGGACATTCAACAGGAGGAGCAATTGCTATTAGGTATATGGCAAGACATAATGGATACGGTGTATCTAAACTTGCTCTTTTTGCAGCAGCAGCTCCTAGTCTTATTAAGCGTCCATATTTCCCCCATGGATTACAAAAGGAAGATATAGATAAAATTATTGAGGGAACATATAATGACCGTCCCCAAATGTTACAAGATTTTGGGAATATATTTTTCTTCAAATATATAACTAAAGCTTTTTCAGATTGGTTCTTCCAATTAGGACTACAAGCAGCAGGTTGGTCCACTGCGGCAGTAGCAAATACTTGGTTAAATGAAGAAGGATTGTTTTCAGACCTTAAGAAAATAAAGGTTCCAACCCTAATTCTTCATGGTATCCATGACAAAGTTTGTCTATTCCCATTAGCAGAAGCTCAAAAGAAGGGAATTAAGAATTCAAAACTTATACCATTTGAATACAGTGGTCATGGGTTATTTTATGATGAAAAAGAAAAGTTTAATAGAGAATTGACAAAGTTTATTGAAAAGTAA